From the genome of Nicotiana sylvestris chromosome 1, ASM39365v2, whole genome shotgun sequence:
actaaggaagatgtgccaaaatacaagttacatattattctatgtattatctctaacaaatctcataaatccttcaaggttcggaggaggttgcgttggtggtggtggaaaagaagcttgttcatcaccacttccgggcgaagccgaatcctccgcaagttccgctatcatttcttcataagcttcatctatcgccggttgtgcttctgcaattccaaagtttcttctttccgagcggatccaatctctaaacaatactgatttttccaagctatccctcatagacgctctatgatcacctatttgcagtcttgcttgactgaaagcgctctctgatgcaacagttgaagcttgaattgataaaatatcccgagccatccttgcaagaacaggaaaatatttttcccttgccttccaccattccaaaagatcaaaagagccgtctggattctccttttcaagtccctgagacaaataaacttgaagctcatttagatgtgaagtttcatcataattttcaccttgagaccccctgaactccgtccaagatttaagagcttttaagcccgcaactcttttagacgattgtgagctagacgaagtaggggttggaatagttggcctagcatgctctaaggcaagttgataagcattataaactgtttgagcattaatcttaattgaagcttttgcatctgcaagtgtcgcaatttcctcatttgaaagatctaaagccttataaatatttgaataccaaaaatgaggacctcccaatttcattgtaggatttagcattgcagcaagaccataaataggagggataggaaaaaaatattttttaaacttttgtttcatttcatttatagcaagttcataaatatccccaccctcactaaattcaacaaacaaatcagatagtgctgcaatataaactaaacagtttgaaatagtaggataatattgcccagaaaatgcatttgtagcaatttgaaaatgttctaaaaaatctaaaagaattttaacattagtccaatcttgagtggtaagcatttcatcatcatcctcaccacctacccgagaattaaacgttgcattaattgggtttctatattcatatgctactactaaactttcgtacatacaattccatctagtcgggcaaggtttaggaacctttctttctctaaggccatattcatcacattttttaaaatactctctaagtctacttctacggtttgaataaaaaagtcaattaagagccattctaaccttttcaatttctatgtttaatattcgcataccatcaccgacaattaaatgataaatatgacaaatacatctaacatggaaaatattagtaaatgcaggatttagtgttgttgtaagcatgcctatagcactggtgttactagaagcattatccattgaaattgccattattttatcgctaaagcaaaaatatctacaaatatctgcaacagtgttagctataaacttacctgtgtgacgcgaattaattattctatatgcaattatgcgtttttgcattatccattcctcatctatccaatgacttgtaacagttagataatcacaatcattaccacttctaccaatatcagtagtaatagaaatccgattaggtatatgagtaaataaataccgcaaatattgttcatattcatgtttgaatttataaatatcactcttaactgttgcgcgaggccaacctttataagtaggattaaaaacttttctaatataatgaacccaattaggattagatgcaaaagtataaggtaagcacataacagtaatcatctttgctaattcttcacgatctctatttggatcgtaatataaaatacctccggtgacagtgttaattcctggttgaactagatttgaacctgtactagggttaaccgcagaatctacacttgtcccctctagttgcgctttcatttgaaaaaatctagccttatctctagggtgtgtttttatgtgcctagtcaaactacccgtgccgctacggtctccagtatatttatgcaccattaatttcccacaagttttacacttagccttattttgttctcttacttgagtaaaaaaattccaaactaatgatgtttctaggcgtttagcaggttctctattaaaagtaggagtttctacaggtgggtcgaccggtgcatcagttgggttattaagaggactagtaggtgtatcatctaaatccggtgcttgggtttcatcatcatcctcattttcctcattattttctaagatggtttcattaggataaagagcattcataatttcatcatctaatctttcacctggtgcaacattatgataaaattcactatcggtaaattgaaaacaagggtgatcactatcaagaattacggaaggaggaggacgtctaggttggcgactactttcaacttgcttatcttttctaggtcggggagccgggggaagggtagttggttggccactactttcaccggttttatcttttcctttaccaaacatttttttcaaagtaaatgccatattaattataattatgcaaactaaaccacacaaaaatatattctaaaaacgtaagagttgaaacgagtttaccggattgccgaacaacttcttgaaaattgaaaatcgttgaacacttgaaaacttcaattcaacaacttcacaatttttcacgaaatttcaacaataaattaagtaattgtagtagagagattgagagagattgagagatattgagagatattgatgaattggtgaataaaaatgaaagaatgagggggtatttatagttgagaaatggggaaaagtgtaattatataaagtttggggttaaaataaagtttgggggccaaatggccattttttaaacttaaaaacggtcatattttcagcccaaacgactagattttaaatatggccgttggagaattttaaatttattttaaaaaaaaataaaaatagccgttgggccctcCAGGCCCGCctgacggtcccgggctaaacggtcccgggctcgtgggctcaaaCATGAagaccggcccgtgacgggcttaggaggaccaccaggaccggcccaccaggcccgttaggaccgcgggcccggtccggtccggttcaggcccggacCACCGAGCAGCCCTAATCTTAAGTACTTGAGGATGTGTACCAGATTCCTTATCTGATTCTTatcaataagtttgttagatcatcaaaatataatagGGATACAAATATAAACCATCAAGAAGCAACTCTTAAGATTCGTTTCAAAAGACTAATTTTATGTTGTCGCTAAACTCTGATTCACAGACTCTGCAATTAATACCATTAAAAATGACTTGGAGTAAGTATTTATTATGCGAACCAAATTTGtgtattttatataattattCAATATGTCCAAAGCATTGAATGAAATGGACCAAAAACCTCAACTCACTTCACCCAACAAGGAAGTTTCGTTCTTCAATTATTTTTTGCTCAGTTTCTTGATTGAACAGAGTATCTATCAATCAAGAAAAGGAGTACGAACTGTTGCTCAGTAATCCCTTGTTTCGGTTTATGTGcacttattttctttttagtccgttctaaaaagaatgatccctttctaaatttggtaacaatttagcttaaacttacaattctacccttaatgagaagcttttataaccacacaaatactctggacctctttttgacttgtttaggaccacaaatttcaaaaaatttcatTTTAACTTAAACTCCATGCCCagattgaaacggagggagtaatatatAACTATGACAAACACTGTTTCATCTATCACTTCTTCGATATGTAACTCTCTCAGGTCTCAAGAAAATCATGTAAAGTGAGAGATAAACACTTAGAACAATCAGGCAAAGCAAGAATCCAAACAATAAACCAATGCCCACTACGAAACAAATACACCTTTTGTACATTTCATAAATCACAATCAACTACATTCCAAGCCTAAAATCTTGATTCTGTGAATCAAACAAACGATAAAAACGTCATCCTTACACACtcggaaaataataaaatatattacTCCTtttgtcccaatttatgtgacatTATTTGACTGGGCATATGGATTAAGGAAGAaagatatttttaaaatttatgttCTAAAACAAGCATATATATCCGTGTGATaataaatcatctcattaagcgtcaataaattttttaaataagAAAATATGATACTTGTTCGGCACagactaaaaaagaaaatatgacaCATAAATTGGGATAGAGGAAGTAAATAAATCCACATTTGAGAAATTGCATAAACCTTGATTACTTCTTGACAAATGAATACAAGACAAAATATATGTGGATTATGTATACTTTACACCATATAttacgttattttcttcttaGATGCGTATATGTGTTCGTGCGATGTTTTAGTTTCCCATACAATATCGCAAGGTCATGTATGTTAAACGAAAAAAAAAACACTTATGATTATTTACTTATTAAGAATTACGAATATTGTCAGCTATATTAAGCTCCCATTTGACTTGGGATACAACTAGGGTTGTTCATTCGGAtaggatatccgaaatccgaaccgatccattcaatttcggatttcagatttcggattggatcggatttcggattgtgtttattaaaatttcggatttcggatcggatacGAATTGATATATTTTAATCCGATCTGATTCGAAATTATTAGGtaatgtataaatactacacttttaTTTCGGATAGTCAGATTTCTTTTACATCTTCCTCCAAGTTAACCTCTACAATTGCTAAATTTAGCTATATTGacaccatagtactctcataattgcataaacatgaatttttcatAATGTATTGCcttttttacaaagaaaatatacatattagtttgcCACTTGAGGCATAAtacgatccgaaatccgatccgatccaaacattaaaatccgatccaattcgatataattcggatcggattcggattgcattttctagaatccgaaattcgaaattcgaattcaaaatgtgctaaatccgatccgatccgatccgtgcacagccctagATACAACAGCACCACGACACATATTCCTACCCAAAGCTCTGCTAACGTTGAAGAAACCAAtaatatataatttaaaaattaactGACTAACTAATACAAAGACAAACTTACAAGATTAGGATTTTCAAACTTTGGTCCTTTATTTTATGACATACTATCAAGCATCATAATAAAGTTCAAACGAAGTGTCCTAGATTTCTACATCCCCCCGTACTCCCACTAGTCAAACATAAACTTAAAAAATTGAAGTCTTTGTGACaatctttttaaaaaatgaattatttttggaAACGAACTTAGTTGGTTTTCTTGGAAGTTTGATTAGCTCATAAATGTTTTACAATATGATGTTTATCGTATAGACCACGTTGTCTTGTTACGAAGCATTGTTTTTGCCGAAGGTAGTAATTAGTAAAAACCACATAGCACTAAGTGAGACATTTTCGCACAATATGTCACATCCCACCTTGCACGTAGTCTACTTTTAATTTGTTGTCCTACTGCAGAAACTATTAAAAATCTCACTTTTGCCAAAACAAAATTAATGTAGCATGACTAATGTAGTAGTAACTAGAgccacaaaaaataaaaatgatttcTTCGGGACATTGGGAGAATTGATAAACAATTAATAAATTATTTGTTGAGGAGCTAGCAAACTCCTTGGTTAATGATCATAGTAATTAACCAAACATATTTATGTACTTAGAGTAATCAAAGCAAAAAAAGGTGAAGTCTCGCATCCTTGTAGAGCATGTGGCGCTTTTCAATCAAAACCGTTGAGAGACGGACATGTGTCGACGCCTGATGTGCGGAGAGACGATAGATATAAGTCCACCTAGTGGTGGTCTCATCTTTGACCTATAAATCATCTCATCGTACGGCCTTCGATAGAACTTCAAAAAAGGCTGGAATGACTCACGACACTTATCAGCTCTACTGATATGgcaattattattatctttcttGAAGAACATGGCTGGAGATTGAAAAAACGATGGCCTCATAGCCCTAGGATGGCGAAGAATTTCTGACTGCTCCAACTCTTGGGTTTTTTGTGGCAAAGGAGTAGAAGGGAAGAACCCTTTCATGTTGTTGCCACGTGGAGACCTAGCAATGGGTGATGCAAATGAGTAGGACCTAGCATTGAGGGGTGAGATGGCTGGGCCCAGTACTTGAGTAGTGGTGGGGCCAACTTTAGCTGATGACGTGTCAGTTAATGACAAATACCATGGCTTGACAGAGTCAAAATGGTGTGAGACAGTGAAGGAGAATCTTGAAGAAGAGCAGGATCCAATCTTGCCAGATGAAGGTATGGAGGAAGGATTGAATCTGAGAGATGCAGCTCTTGGATAAGCAGTGAAGTCATTGAATTCCAATGACTCCTCAAAATCAAGTGATGATACCACCATTGTTAATGGTGCTAGATCAACAAATGTCTTAACACCCTACAAAAAAAACAATAAGTGTTTCAACTCCAAAGTACTAATGATGTAAAATATGTTTGTATAATTACATTAGTTATAAGGTAATTACAGGTAATTGTCTACGACAAACATGAGTTTAAGTTCTAAGAATTGACCGTGTAAAAATTATTTACACAATCAAGTTACTCATAATATATAGTTAGTAGTAAATACTTTAGACAATAATTAAATACCTTGAAGTGTTTTAACTTCAAGGTATGATTGTGTAgaatatatttatataattacAACATTAGTTATAAGGTAATTATAGGTAATTGTTTACAACATATATGACTTTAAAATTTAAGAATTGACGGTGTCAAAAATATTTACTTAGGTTACTGATAATATGTAATTACCAATAAATTAATTAGGATATGCATTAACAAGTCACCTGGTAAGAAAAATGAGTAGTTTATTGGTAAACATGACAAAAATAACAACTAGTATGCTATCACAAATTAAACTACTTTATAATATACAATATGCTTACTTTGTCATAATGTACTCTTATATATTCTTGAGCTAGTAGAATTGTATAGATATATATAATATCGTATCGTACATATTAGCTATATGTGACATAATATTATACTAGAGTGTCTTTATTAACAAAAATGGATAGATCGAATTAAGTGAGAAAAGAAATACCTTCCAAAGATAAGAGAAAAGTGAAGGAGGATCAATGACAAAAGCTTTGTGGAGTCGTCCTGGATAATAATCGGCAATAATTTTCAGTGAAGCCAATAAAATGTTCATAAAAGCTGATGCTGACCTGAAAAAGCCTGCAATTTTTATCACAGCAGCCCCCAATGATATGATTTAGTCAAACATAACCCCAATAATAAAATTGTCATGAAGCACTAAAGTgaaaaaagcaaaacaaaaattcaaattcaCTGCAGAGCATGTTcggttttttcttttttctttgtgcTTTGAGTTCTGGACTCTGACAGACTGAGAAAAGTAGAATTATGGGTACTTTTGCATGACATTATTGAGATTTTCTagtaaagataaaaaaaatattgacAAGTTATACCCCCTACATTCTCAAACTTGAAAGCAACACCTCAAGGGCACTCCAGGCAAAGCATGAAAATATTTCAGATTCTTGCCTGCTGAATGCAGGCAAAATTTGATTACTTAATTAATTGCTCTTTAATTAAGTGATTAGGCGTGacattggaaattaaaaagaTCTGAAATGGGatttataaattttataaaaagTGGTACTTAAGAGGTATTTTCAGACTGAAAATTCTTGGAAACCCCTCAGAATAGAATGTACATTAATTATAATTCCCCTAACTGAAAGAAAACTGAGTTCTGGTTTACTAGCTTGTGCGAAATACCAATCTTTCCTTCCTTTACAAATTCATGATGAGCTAAACAAGGGTAATATTGTCATTACAAGAAAAATACTTACTGGCATCAAAGAGAACAACAAATTGTTCAACACTTTTGGCCATGGTTTGAATTGCCACCTCCAGTGTAAACACTAGCAACCGAGTAAACCTACAATGTTTTAAACCACAGAATATTGAATGGAAGAATGCAAATATTAATTTATATTTGAGTTAAGCTAAGTAATACTATCAAGTTATTTAAATATACTCCATCCGTTTACTTTTGTTTGGCACGTTTTGACTTTTTACGCTCCTTAAAAAATAATAGATGAAATGCATAATTTACCATaatacccatattaattgatgcatattttactggatttgaaaaaatgatttaaaatgagtaataaatactaCTGAtataacaagaaaaaaaaatatcattCTCATAATATAtgtaaagtgacaagtaaaaatgaaaatatatttttaatatagatgtcaagtaaaagtgaacggagggagtatgtcAATTACAAGCTAAGTAACTATTTATAGCAAGTATGAATTGGTAATCTACAAAACATGATAAATGACATGTTGCAGCTGCTTAAACTATATACACGGATAGTATAAAAATCTTTTACAGTGTAAGTGTATTAATTCAAATGCTTCATTTTTCTGGGCGTAGAAGAGATCAAAAGGGACAGAGGGAAGAGTCACTTACAGTTTCTGTGAGTGGAATTTCTGGTAATCTTGCTTGATCCGGAAAATCTATAATTTGATCCAAAGAAAAAGGAACAATTATATATTTACTCAAACTTTTTATGTTAATTTGAGAAAGAATGAAAATTACCACAACAGGTCTAGATTCATCATCATGACCAGAAACATAAGCTGCCCCTTCTGCTAGCTCAGCAGAGAATTCATCAGCAATAAGATGATCTGCAACAAATATTCAaccaaaaattaaataaataaaataaagtgaTGAGATCAAGCTTTTGGAATGAATTTACTTTAGTCATAGCTTAGATTTTGCGTACTTTAATGAGCTCAGCTCATTCAAACAATTTAAAAAAAGAACACACGAAAACGAGAGAGATTCTCtgattctcttttttctttaaaacaaacaaaaagagaagagaaattAGGATATGCATTTGGATACCATAAAACGGagtttaattaaaattttaataagaagatgaagaaataatttaagaagaagacaaaaaataaaaaaataccagTGCCTAAAGAGTCTCTCCAGGCAAGACAGTTTCTCAACTGCTTAGCAGCTTTCTTGACATTTTCacctttcactttcaaaaacctcTCTACACAACCACTGTTACAGAACTTCTCCTgcaacaacaaaaaaacaaaatcatCTTCAGTTataatttctatatatatatatatatatatatatatatatatatatatatatatatatatgttagtcacttcatttgtaaaaatatatattcaATAAAACAAAAAGTGGGTATATTATTATAAGTAGCGGAGTACCTGTTTAAGAGTGAGAGGACCTTGTTTTTTGAGCAGTTGAAGAACAGCTTGAACTCTTTCTTTGTCTTTGTGGTCGTTGATCTGCTCTTTCTTTCCCATCTCAGTAAGACAAAGAGCAAACTATTTGTGGGGCTACTGTTTTTTGAATATAAGTAACTATTTGTTCGTCAACTGGAATAGAGAAAAGATGAATCTCTCAAGAAAAAGTGAATATTATTGAGACAGAGATACTACTCTTCTTCTTTACGCAacc
Proteins encoded in this window:
- the LOC104248594 gene encoding phosphatidylinositol/phosphatidylcholine transfer protein SFH4, coding for MGKKEQINDHKDKERVQAVLQLLKKQGPLTLKQEKFCNSGCVERFLKVKGENVKKAAKQLRNCLAWRDSLGTDHLIADEFSAELAEGAAYVSGHDDESRPVVIFRIKQDYQKFHSQKLFTRLLVFTLEVAIQTMAKSVEQFVVLFDASFFRSASAFMNILLASLKIIADYYPGRLHKAFVIDPPSLFSYLWKGVKTFVDLAPLTMVVSSLDFEESLEFNDFTAYPRAASLRFNPSSIPSSGKIGSCSSSRFSFTVSHHFDSVKPWYLSLTDTSSAKVGPTTTQVLGPAISPLNARSYSFASPIARSPRGNNMKGFFPSTPLPQKTQELEQSEILRHPRAMRPSFFQSPAMFFKKDNNNCHISRADKCRESFQPFLKFYRRPYDEMIYRSKMRPPLGGLISIVSPHIRRRHMSVSQRF